DNA sequence from the Acetoanaerobium noterae genome:
TGCTTCATAAGACCAAGCGAAAATGCAATTATAGCTCCGATGATAGCAGAGATAAGTATTATAAGGGCTTGAGAAATTTCGAGATGATATACTATGAAGTTGACAGGAACGGCTGCTGAGTTTTGAATTGCAAATATAGCAACCAGTACTGCTAAAATTAAAGAAAAAATAAACTTTGCCTGCATATGATACCCTCCTTTAAATTTATTTGAAATATTTCAAATAAATTAGTTTTTGTAAAAAATAAAATTATGCCTAATAAATTTTATTTCTATTTTATTATATCTCTAAATACCTAACTTTAAACATATTATTATTTCCAATAGTATAAAATTGGCGAAGTTTTTGGGATTTTATTATCAAATTTGTTGAATATAATGTATAGTTGCTATTTTTTCTAAAATTTGGGTAATAGATAAATGATAATAAAAAGTGAGGGGGCCTCAGTTATGAAAGTTGATACCATATTAGTACCAGTAGACGGATCAGAAGGCAGTTTATTAGCTATAGACACAGCAAAAGCTATAGCACAAAAGTTCGACTCTAAAATTGTATTAATCCACGTGGTGGATGTGGGCACCAGAGGAACAATGCATGAATTCTATTCTTATGACCCAGTGGTTGAAGAGGCGCTTATTAAAAGAGGGGAAAAGCTACTAGATAAAGAAGCTCTTAAATTTGAGGGTATGAAGGTAGAAAAAATATCTCTAAAAGGCCAAGCTGGCGATGGCATAGTGACCTATGCAGATGAGAATCCAGTGGATTTAATAGTAATGGCTACAAGAGGCATGACTAGAGTTAGAAGATTCTTCGTGGGCTCAGTTACCAACTATGTAGTTCATCATTCAAAAGTGCCAGTACTTGCAATACCAGTAGAATAAAAGATTATGGGCTAAGAAATTAGCCCTTTTTTTAAGAAAGAAAAGCTTTTTAATGAGCATTAAAAAATAATTGACAAGGATATTTAGCAGGTGTATTATTAGTAAAGAAAAACAAAATAGACTGTTAACTCAGCTCTTTTAATTTAGTCCGAGAGACTAACAAGGAGGAAAATGATATGAAACATTTTATCGAAGTAAGTGACTTTTCTAAAGAGGAATTAATCTCATTAATCGAGGTAGGTCAAGACATCATGCAAAACCCAGCAAAATATGGGGATGCCATGAAGGGAAGACTCCTTGCCACACTATTCTATGAGCCATCAACTAGAACCCGTTTCAGCTTTGAAGCAGCTATGCTAAGACTAGGCGGACAGGTTATCGGCTTTTCAGAAGCACAAAATTCATCCGTTGCCAAAGGCGAATCCGTAAAAGATACAATCAGAACCGTAGCTTGCTATGCAGATATAGCAGTAATGCGCCATTATTTAGAGGGAGCACCTAAACTAGCATCTGTCTACTCAGATATTCCTGTAGTAAATGCTGGAGATGGAGGGCACCAACACCCTACTCAGACCATTACTGACCTTCTTACTATCCAAATGGAAAAAGGAAGACTTACAAATCTTAATGTAGTACTTTGCGGAGACTTAAAAAACGGAAGAACAGTGCATTCACTAGTAAAAGCATTATCAAAGTTTGAAAACAACACTTTCTACTTTGTATCACCTAAAGAATTAAAAATCCCTGATTATATAAAAAATCACATAAAAGACAGCTTGTTCTTTGAAATGGAATCATTGGAAGATGCTCTACCAATGGCTGATGTACTTTACATGACTAGAATCCAAAGAGAAAGGTTTGCTGACCCTGAGCAGTATGAGAAGCTAAAGGATTCTTGCGTACTTACTAAGCACAAAATGATACTTGCAAAAAGTGACATGATAGTAATGCATCCACTTCCAAGAGTAAATGAAATCTCAGAAGACGTAGACTCTGACCCAAGAGCAGTATACTTCCCACAAGCTAAATACGGAATGTTCGTACGTATGGCGCTTATTCTAAAGCTAGTAAGCGAAAAAGAAAACTCAGCAGAAAACCATGAAGAGCATAGACATGAATTATACTCAAGCTGTAGCAATCCAAAATGCGTATCTAACCATGAGAAGCTTGAAAAAGTTGGGTTTGGTCTACTTGATAAAGAAAACCACATCTACGCTTGTGAGTACTGCGATACTTACTACGCAGTATAATGAAGGAGGCTACCATGCTCTATCTTAAAAACTGCCATATAATAGACGAGGTATCGGACTATATTGACGATATCTTGATAGATTCAGGTAAGATAAAGCTTATTGGAAAAGCCAAAATAACTAACTATATAACTGAAAAGAATCAGGAAGCTTCGCTTCCTGATTTGCATGTCCAAACAAAGCTCGATATCCTCGAGCTAGATTTATGTAATAGGTTAGTTATGCCGGCTTTTGTAGATTTACACTTTCATATGAGAAATCCAGGTCAAGAACATAAAGAAACACTTCTATCTGCCAATAAGGCTGCCATAAAAGGCGGGTATACAGACCTTCTTGCTATGGCAAACACAAATCCTGTAATAGATAACAAAACTCTAATAACAGAAATAATAGAAAAAAATAATTCACTGGGTATGACTAGATTGCTGCAGGTGAGTGCAGTAACCAAGGAGCTAAATGGCAAGGATTTAGTAGATTTTGAGGAAAACAGAAAAGCAACTAAATTTTTTTCTGACGATGGCAAAAATATAGATGATGAACAAATCATGAGAGAAGCTCTACTTGCTTCAAAGCAGCATGATTTTATAATCCTAGACCACAGTGAAGAAGAAACTGAAATGGTAATAAGAAATCTAGACCTAGTAAGACAGACTGGTGGCAACCTGCACTTTTGCCATATAAGCAAAAAAGCTTCTATGGAGGCAATAATAAAAGCAAAAGAAGAAGGACTCAAAGTAACTGTAGAGGTAGCGCCTCATCATATATACGCTAGTAATGTAAGCTATAGAGTCAATCCTCCATTTGCGTCAGAAGAAGATAGACTGTTTCTCATAGAGAGCATAAAAAATGGATATGTAGATGCAATAGCAACTGATCATGCACCACATACACCAGAGGATAAAGGCAATAATGCACCTGGAATATCAGGCATAGAAACTTCATTTTCCCTATGCCACAAGGTATTTACTGACAACGAAATATCACTAAAGCTTCTAAGCAAACTACTTTCAGCAAGTCCAGCAAGGTTCTTAGGTCTTAGTCCTAGAGTGATAAGAGCAGGAATGCAGGCAAATCTAGTAGTAATAGAAGAAAAAAAATCTCAGATAGATAGCAGTTTGTTTGAGTCAAAAGGCAAAAATACGCCATTTGACAAGGAAATGGTATATGCAGTAATTGATAAAACGATAAGAAAAGGAGATATCCTATATGATAATGGACAAAATTAAAGAGAGGGCAATCAGCAGAAGCCCTTTTTGTGTGGGCATAGACCTTAGAATGGACCATGTTCCAGCAGAATTGCAAAACTCATTTACAAAGACATCTGACAAGCTAGTAGCCTATGCAAAGGAAGCTATAGATGCATCAAAGGAATATGCAGCTTGCTACAAAGTTCAAATTGCTTGCTACGAGGCAGAGGGCTTAGACGGCATGGTAGCATATCAGCAGATAGTATCATATATACGCTCTATAGGTGAAATTGTGATAGCTGATGTAAAAAGAGGAGACATAGGCTCTACAGCAGGACTTTATGCAAAAGGGCATCTAAGCGGAGACTTTGAAGCTGATGTAGTAACTCTTAGTCCATATATGGGAAAAGATGCAATATCTCCATACTTTGATTTCTTTGCAAAGGACAAGGGAGCTTTTGTACTTGCAAAAACATCAAATGAAGGTTCAAAAGATTTTCAAGATTTAATAATAGATGGACAGCCACTGTACATGAGTGTGCTTCAAAAACTAAAAGAGTGGAGCAAGGAAATCCCTGGGGATTACAAGTTTTCACCTCTAGGAGCAGTAGTAGGAGTAAATGAATTAAAGGATATAAAGGCTCTAAAAGAAAACAGCAAGGATACCTACCTACTTATTCCAGGCTATGGAGCGCAGGGAGCAAATATAGAAGATATAAGAGCCCTAATTCAAGAAAATAAAAACGGAGTAATAAATGTATCTAGAGGATACACTGCTGGTATAAAAGAAAGTGATTTTAGAAAAGTTCTAAGCCAAAGAGCACAGCAGTTAGCAAAGGAGCTGTCTGAATGTATAAAATAATCTCTAATCAGCAGATTGGAAACGACTTTTATATAATGGCAATAGAAGGAAGCTTTGAAGCAAATCCAGGCCAATTTTATATGCTAAGAGGCATAGGCTCGTTTATGACTCTTTCTAGACCTATAAGTGTATTTGATGTAGGAAAGGATAAAATTGCTTTTATGTATAGAGTAGTAGGAGAAGGAACTAAGTACTTTTCAAAGCTAAAAGAAGGCGATGAAATAACTTTATATGGACCATACGGAAATGGATACCCAGTATCTGATTACAAGGATAAAAAAGTAGCTTTAATCGGAGGAGGAATGGGGATAGCACCTTTATTTTACCTTGCAAAGCAGCTTGATAATGCAGAGATTCATTTGGGACTAAATAGCAGAGATTTGACTGCTGAGCAAAAGCAGTATTTAGGTCAGCTTTACGCTACTCATGCACCGACTACTATACATATAGACACGGATATGAGCGAAAAGCTGGACTTTTCAAAGTATGATGCTGTCATGACCTGCGGACCGGAAATAATGATGTACAAGCTTACTAAAAAGCATGAAAATGTCTATGTATCACTTGAAAAACACATGGGATGCGCTGTGGGAGCTTGTCTTTCCTGTACCTGTGATGTAGCTGGAAAAAGAGTAAAGGTATGTAAGGATGGGCCTGTGTTTAAAGGAAGTGAGGTGAGCTATGACGATGCAATCAAATTACTTTAATCTAAGCTTCAAAAACCCTGTAATAGCAGCATCAGGCACCTTTGGCTTTGGTCAGGAATACAAAGCCTACTACAATCCATCAATTCTAGGAGGAATCTCAGCAAAAGGGATAACTCTGGAAGCTAGAAGAGGAAACTCAGGAATTAGAATTACTGAGACTGCTGGAGGAATAATGAACTCAATAGGACTTGAAAATCCTGGAGTAGAGTCTTTCTTAGCAGATGAACTACAGCAAATGAGCACTATAGATACAGTAAAAATAGCAAACCTAGGAGGCTCTACGCTAGAGACCTATATAGAAGGTGCTAAGCTAATAGAAGAGCATAACAAAAAAGTAAAAGCAAATGCATCTACGCTTCTTCACACAGCAGTTGATTTGGTTGAGCTAAATATCTCATGTCCAAATGTAAAAGAGGGCGGGATAGCTTTTGGAATCACCTGCGAAGGGGCAGAAAAAGTAGTAAGGGAAGTAAGAAAAGTTCTTAGTGTTCCTATGGCTGTAAAGCTTTCACCAAATGCAGAAAATATAGTAAATGTAGCAAAAACTTGTGAATACGAAGGAGCAGATGGAATCTCACTTATAAACACCTTTTCTGCCCTTAAGATAGATATTAAAAAGAGAAGACCAGTATTTGACAATGTATATGCAGGGCTGTCAGGACCAGCTATAAAGCCTATAGCATTAAAAATGGTAAGAGAGGTAGCTAAAGCAGTAAAGGTACCTGTTATAGGTATGGGAGGAATAACAACAGCAGAGGATGCCATAGAATTTATCATGGCAGGAGCTCACTTGATACAATTTGGAACGGCTTCATTTATCAACCCTTATGCAGGAAAAGATATAGTTGAAGGGATAGAAGCCTTTATGAAGGAAGAAAACATTAAATCACTAGATGAAATAAGGGGGATAATATAAATGATAGAATTACTAAAGCAAACTGATGCACTACTTGAGGGGCATTTTCTACTATCTTCAGGCAAGCATTCAAATAGATATGTGCAATGTGCAAGAATACTTCGCTACCCAGATAAAGCGGAGGCTATATTAAAGCCAGTAGCTGAAAAGCTAAAGGAAATGAAGATAGATTTACTAGTTGGGCCAGCAATGGGAGGAATCCTAGTAGCTTATGAGCTAGGCAGACAGCTAGGAATAGAGGCTATATTTACTGAGAGAGTAGATAATATTATGGCTCTAAGAAGAGGCTTCGAGGTAAGTGAAGGAATGAATATAGTAATCTGCGAGGATGTAGTAACTACTGGAAAATCATCAATGGAAGTAAAAGCTCTGCTAGAATCAATGGGAGCAAAGGTAATAGCTATAGCATCTATCATAGACAGAACAAATGAAGAGCTAGAGCTTCCACTTATCAGCTCTCTGAGAGTAGAAATAGATACCTTTGATGCAGATGCTTGTCCACTTTGTAAACAAGGAACTCCTGTAGTAAAGCCTGGAAGTAGAAAAATGGACTAAGTAAAAATATATTTTACAAATATTTCTCCTATGATATAATTAAATTAAACTTACCCCAAGGGGGTATAAAATAGGAGGCTATTATGAAAAAAACACTTTCAGTATTTGGAATGACTTGTCATAAATGCGTTGCCCATGTAAAAATGGCTTTAGAAGAGCTAGAGCAGGTAAAAAGCGCTGAAGTATCACTTCAAGAGCAAAGCGCAGTAGTTGAGCTAAATGAAGATGTAGCTGATGAAGTGCTTAAAAATGCAGTAGAAGAATTTGGTTATGAGGTTAGAGAAATAAGATAAGGTGTTATAGCAAAAGAACTGTCTAAAAATGATATTTATTGATAAATAGACCTTAAAAATTTAAAAATCCTAGATTATTTAGAGCTTACAGAGATGTAAACAGATAAAATAATCTAGGATTTTTTTGTCTAATCAATCATATAGTGAATATATTTAAAAAAGCTAAAATTAGCATTATAAATGATTAACTAGCGAAAATTAAGTTTAATGAACTGGAAGCTTGATAACTTGACCAGCT
Encoded proteins:
- the pyrE gene encoding orotate phosphoribosyltransferase codes for the protein MIELLKQTDALLEGHFLLSSGKHSNRYVQCARILRYPDKAEAILKPVAEKLKEMKIDLLVGPAMGGILVAYELGRQLGIEAIFTERVDNIMALRRGFEVSEGMNIVICEDVVTTGKSSMEVKALLESMGAKVIAIASIIDRTNEELELPLISSLRVEIDTFDADACPLCKQGTPVVKPGSRKMD
- a CDS encoding lipopolysaccharide assembly protein LapA domain-containing protein; the encoded protein is MQAKFIFSLILAVLVAIFAIQNSAAVPVNFIVYHLEISQALIILISAIIGAIIAFSLGLMKQFNMNKAIKDKDKQIRNLEMSVAKLEIENGELHTKNAMSLDSEESRLNTSTISDDKNLTH
- the pyrB gene encoding aspartate carbamoyltransferase codes for the protein MKHFIEVSDFSKEELISLIEVGQDIMQNPAKYGDAMKGRLLATLFYEPSTRTRFSFEAAMLRLGGQVIGFSEAQNSSVAKGESVKDTIRTVACYADIAVMRHYLEGAPKLASVYSDIPVVNAGDGGHQHPTQTITDLLTIQMEKGRLTNLNVVLCGDLKNGRTVHSLVKALSKFENNTFYFVSPKELKIPDYIKNHIKDSLFFEMESLEDALPMADVLYMTRIQRERFADPEQYEKLKDSCVLTKHKMILAKSDMIVMHPLPRVNEISEDVDSDPRAVYFPQAKYGMFVRMALILKLVSEKENSAENHEEHRHELYSSCSNPKCVSNHEKLEKVGFGLLDKENHIYACEYCDTYYAV
- a CDS encoding dihydroorotate dehydrogenase, with product MQSNYFNLSFKNPVIAASGTFGFGQEYKAYYNPSILGGISAKGITLEARRGNSGIRITETAGGIMNSIGLENPGVESFLADELQQMSTIDTVKIANLGGSTLETYIEGAKLIEEHNKKVKANASTLLHTAVDLVELNISCPNVKEGGIAFGITCEGAEKVVREVRKVLSVPMAVKLSPNAENIVNVAKTCEYEGADGISLINTFSALKIDIKKRRPVFDNVYAGLSGPAIKPIALKMVREVAKAVKVPVIGMGGITTAEDAIEFIMAGAHLIQFGTASFINPYAGKDIVEGIEAFMKEENIKSLDEIRGII
- a CDS encoding dihydroorotate dehydrogenase electron transfer subunit, whose amino-acid sequence is MYKIISNQQIGNDFYIMAIEGSFEANPGQFYMLRGIGSFMTLSRPISVFDVGKDKIAFMYRVVGEGTKYFSKLKEGDEITLYGPYGNGYPVSDYKDKKVALIGGGMGIAPLFYLAKQLDNAEIHLGLNSRDLTAEQKQYLGQLYATHAPTTIHIDTDMSEKLDFSKYDAVMTCGPEIMMYKLTKKHENVYVSLEKHMGCAVGACLSCTCDVAGKRVKVCKDGPVFKGSEVSYDDAIKLL
- a CDS encoding heavy-metal-associated domain-containing protein, which translates into the protein MKKTLSVFGMTCHKCVAHVKMALEELEQVKSAEVSLQEQSAVVELNEDVADEVLKNAVEEFGYEVREIR
- a CDS encoding universal stress protein translates to MKVDTILVPVDGSEGSLLAIDTAKAIAQKFDSKIVLIHVVDVGTRGTMHEFYSYDPVVEEALIKRGEKLLDKEALKFEGMKVEKISLKGQAGDGIVTYADENPVDLIVMATRGMTRVRRFFVGSVTNYVVHHSKVPVLAIPVE
- the pyrF gene encoding orotidine-5'-phosphate decarboxylase, translated to MIMDKIKERAISRSPFCVGIDLRMDHVPAELQNSFTKTSDKLVAYAKEAIDASKEYAACYKVQIACYEAEGLDGMVAYQQIVSYIRSIGEIVIADVKRGDIGSTAGLYAKGHLSGDFEADVVTLSPYMGKDAISPYFDFFAKDKGAFVLAKTSNEGSKDFQDLIIDGQPLYMSVLQKLKEWSKEIPGDYKFSPLGAVVGVNELKDIKALKENSKDTYLLIPGYGAQGANIEDIRALIQENKNGVINVSRGYTAGIKESDFRKVLSQRAQQLAKELSECIK
- a CDS encoding dihydroorotase, which codes for MLYLKNCHIIDEVSDYIDDILIDSGKIKLIGKAKITNYITEKNQEASLPDLHVQTKLDILELDLCNRLVMPAFVDLHFHMRNPGQEHKETLLSANKAAIKGGYTDLLAMANTNPVIDNKTLITEIIEKNNSLGMTRLLQVSAVTKELNGKDLVDFEENRKATKFFSDDGKNIDDEQIMREALLASKQHDFIILDHSEEETEMVIRNLDLVRQTGGNLHFCHISKKASMEAIIKAKEEGLKVTVEVAPHHIYASNVSYRVNPPFASEEDRLFLIESIKNGYVDAIATDHAPHTPEDKGNNAPGISGIETSFSLCHKVFTDNEISLKLLSKLLSASPARFLGLSPRVIRAGMQANLVVIEEKKSQIDSSLFESKGKNTPFDKEMVYAVIDKTIRKGDILYDNGQN